A region from the Citrobacter koseri ATCC BAA-895 genome encodes:
- the mtgA gene encoding monofunctional biosynthetic peptidoglycan transglycosylase codes for MSKGRFTPLASLRRLLLRILVVLAVFWGGGIALFSVVPVPFSAVMVERQISAWLQGDFGYVAHSDWAGMDAISPWMGLAVIAAEDQKFPEHWGFDVSAIEKALAHNERNENRIRGASTLSQQTAKNLFLWDGRSWLRKGLEAGLTVGLETVWSKKRILTVYLNIAEFGDGVFGVEAASQRYFNKPASRLSMSEAALLAAVLPNPLRFKANAPSGYVRSRQAWILRQMRQLGGESFMTRNHLY; via the coding sequence TTTGCTCCTGCGCATCCTTGTGGTGCTGGCGGTTTTTTGGGGCGGCGGCATCGCGCTGTTCAGCGTCGTTCCGGTGCCTTTTTCCGCAGTGATGGTGGAACGGCAGATTAGCGCGTGGCTGCAAGGCGATTTCGGCTATGTTGCGCATTCCGACTGGGCTGGCATGGATGCGATCTCGCCGTGGATGGGGCTGGCGGTGATTGCGGCGGAAGATCAGAAATTCCCGGAACACTGGGGCTTTGATGTTTCGGCCATTGAGAAGGCGCTGGCGCACAATGAGCGCAATGAAAACCGAATTCGTGGGGCGTCCACGCTTTCTCAGCAAACGGCGAAGAATCTCTTTTTATGGGATGGCCGCAGTTGGCTGCGTAAAGGGCTGGAGGCCGGGCTCACCGTCGGGCTGGAAACCGTCTGGAGTAAAAAACGCATCCTGACCGTCTACCTGAATATTGCGGAGTTTGGCGATGGCGTGTTTGGCGTGGAAGCGGCGTCGCAGCGCTATTTTAATAAACCTGCCAGCCGGTTAAGTATGTCAGAAGCCGCGCTATTGGCGGCGGTGCTGCCGAACCCTTTACGCTTTAAAGCGAACGCGCCTTCAGGCTACGTGCGTAGCCGTCAGGCGTGGATTTTGCGTCAAATGCGCCAATTGGGCGGCGAATCGTTTATGACGCGTAACCATCTGTATTAA